The following coding sequences lie in one Acidimicrobiales bacterium genomic window:
- the topA gene encoding type I DNA topoisomerase, protein MPKPLVIVESPAKAKTIAGFLGGDFVVESSIGHIRDLPRNAADVPPALKGEPWARLGVDVDNGFKPLYVVSREKKDQVKKLKALLKDASELYLATDEDREGESIAWHLLEVLNPPANIPVKRMVFHEITRPAIERAVSEWRELDRRLVDAQEARRILDRLFGYEVSPVLWKKVMPKLSAGRVQSVATRILVERERARMRFRAAGYWDLEGTFTKEADAFTAGLVSIDGKRLATGKDFDESGTPKASVVVLDEPAARSLAERLGGAEIAVRSVEEKPFKTSPKPPFMTSTLQQEAGRKLRFSSQRTMQVAQRLYENGYITYMRTDSTTLSETALTAARTQAAELYGADYVPDAPRRYEKKVKNAQEAHEAIRPAGDSFRRPEQVAREVGADEARLYELIWKRTVASQMKDAAGQRVQVRLGGRSSAGEDAEFAASGQVITFPGYMRAYVEGSDDPDAELEDREVRLPAMAAGDALGLAGLEAKGHSTQPPARYTEASLVRALEEMGVGRPSTYASIIGTIQDRGYVWKKGTALVPSFTAFAVVGLLERHFPKLVDYAFTADMESELDEIAAGGEEAVPWLTSFYFGNASGVPGLKQLVSDHLGEIDAREVNSIPVNDEIMVRVGRYGPYVQRGDERASVPEDLAPDELTAEKAEELLSAPSGDRVLGEDPEAGLPVVAKAGRYGPYVQLGEGDAGSKTKPRTASLFKSMTLDSVTLEDALRLLQLPRVVGVDPTDGKEITAQNGRYGPYIKKGTDSRSIESEEQLLTITLEECQAVFAQPKQRGRGAAAAPPLRELGDDPVSGKPVVLKEGRFGPYVTDGETNASLRKGDSVEELTPERAAELLADRRAAGPPKKKAGRTTKKAAKARR, encoded by the coding sequence ATGCCCAAGCCCCTCGTCATCGTGGAATCGCCGGCCAAGGCGAAGACCATTGCCGGCTTCCTCGGCGGCGATTTCGTCGTGGAGTCGTCGATCGGCCACATCCGCGACCTGCCTCGCAACGCCGCCGACGTCCCGCCCGCATTGAAGGGCGAGCCGTGGGCGCGGCTGGGCGTCGACGTCGACAACGGGTTCAAGCCGCTGTACGTGGTGTCCCGCGAGAAGAAGGACCAAGTCAAGAAGCTCAAGGCGCTGCTGAAGGACGCCAGCGAGCTCTATCTCGCAACCGACGAGGACCGCGAAGGCGAGTCGATCGCGTGGCACCTGTTGGAGGTGCTGAACCCGCCGGCCAACATCCCGGTCAAGCGCATGGTGTTCCACGAGATCACCCGCCCCGCCATCGAGCGGGCCGTGAGCGAGTGGCGCGAGCTCGACCGCCGGCTGGTCGACGCCCAGGAGGCACGGCGCATCCTCGACCGCCTGTTCGGCTACGAGGTGTCGCCTGTCCTCTGGAAGAAGGTCATGCCGAAGCTGTCGGCGGGCCGGGTGCAGAGCGTCGCCACCCGCATCCTCGTCGAGCGCGAGCGGGCCCGCATGCGCTTCCGGGCCGCGGGCTACTGGGACCTCGAGGGCACGTTCACCAAGGAGGCCGACGCCTTCACCGCCGGGCTCGTCAGCATCGACGGCAAGCGGCTGGCGACCGGCAAGGACTTCGACGAGTCGGGCACGCCCAAGGCGAGTGTCGTGGTGCTCGACGAGCCTGCGGCGCGGTCGCTGGCCGAGCGGCTGGGCGGCGCCGAGATCGCCGTGCGCTCGGTCGAGGAGAAGCCGTTCAAGACCTCGCCCAAGCCGCCGTTCATGACCTCGACGTTGCAGCAGGAGGCGGGCCGCAAGCTGCGCTTCTCGTCGCAGCGCACCATGCAGGTCGCCCAGCGACTGTACGAGAACGGCTACATCACCTACATGCGCACCGACAGCACCACCTTGTCGGAGACGGCGCTGACCGCGGCCCGCACCCAGGCCGCCGAGCTCTACGGCGCCGACTACGTGCCCGACGCGCCGCGGCGGTACGAGAAGAAGGTCAAGAACGCCCAGGAGGCCCACGAGGCCATCCGTCCGGCGGGCGACTCCTTCCGCCGCCCCGAGCAGGTGGCCCGTGAGGTGGGCGCCGACGAGGCCCGCCTGTACGAGCTCATCTGGAAGCGCACCGTGGCCTCGCAGATGAAGGACGCCGCGGGCCAGCGCGTGCAGGTGCGCCTGGGCGGGCGGTCGAGCGCAGGCGAGGACGCCGAGTTCGCGGCCAGCGGCCAGGTCATCACCTTCCCCGGCTACATGCGGGCCTACGTCGAGGGCTCCGACGATCCCGACGCCGAACTGGAAGACCGCGAGGTGCGGCTGCCCGCCATGGCCGCCGGTGACGCCCTCGGGCTGGCCGGGCTGGAGGCCAAGGGGCATTCGACCCAGCCGCCTGCCCGCTACACCGAAGCCTCGCTGGTGCGGGCGCTGGAGGAGATGGGCGTGGGCCGGCCGTCCACCTACGCCTCGATCATCGGCACCATCCAAGACCGCGGCTACGTGTGGAAGAAGGGCACGGCGCTGGTGCCGTCGTTCACCGCCTTCGCCGTGGTGGGGTTGTTGGAGCGGCACTTCCCCAAGCTCGTCGACTACGCCTTCACCGCCGACATGGAGTCCGAGCTCGACGAGATCGCCGCGGGCGGCGAAGAAGCCGTGCCGTGGCTGACCTCGTTCTACTTCGGGAACGCGAGCGGCGTGCCCGGGTTGAAGCAGCTCGTGTCGGACCACCTCGGCGAGATCGACGCCCGCGAGGTGAACTCCATCCCCGTCAACGACGAGATCATGGTGCGGGTGGGGCGCTACGGCCCGTACGTGCAGCGGGGCGACGAGCGGGCATCCGTGCCCGAAGACCTGGCGCCCGACGAGCTGACCGCCGAGAAGGCCGAGGAGCTGCTGTCGGCGCCCAGCGGCGACCGCGTGTTGGGGGAGGACCCCGAGGCCGGGCTGCCGGTGGTGGCCAAGGCCGGGCGCTACGGGCCGTATGTGCAGTTGGGCGAAGGCGACGCGGGGTCGAAGACCAAGCCCCGCACGGCGTCGCTGTTCAAGTCGATGACGCTCGACTCGGTGACGTTGGAGGATGCGCTGCGGCTGTTGCAGTTGCCGCGGGTGGTCGGGGTCGACCCCACTGACGGCAAGGAGATCACCGCCCAGAACGGGCGCTACGGGCCGTACATCAAGAAGGGCACCGACTCGCGCTCGATCGAGTCGGAGGAGCAGTTGCTGACGATCACGCTGGAGGAGTGCCAGGCGGTCTTCGCCCAGCCCAAGCAGCGGGGGCGGGGCGCGGCCGCGGCGCCGCCGTTGCGCGAACTGGGCGACGACCCGGTGAGCGGCAAGCCGGTGGTGCTGAAGGAAGGCCGCTTCGGGCCGTACGTGACCGACGGCGAGACCAACGCCTCGCTGCGCAAGGGCGACAGCGTCGAGGAACTCACCCCGGAGCGGGCCGCCGAACTGCTGGCCGACCGCCGCGCCGCAGGCCCGCCCAAGAAGAAGGCGGGCCGCACCACCAAGAAAGCCGCCAAAGCCCGCCGTTAA
- a CDS encoding MFS transporter, whose protein sequence is MAEPTLDPVDPLPDRASTIRLFGTPSFFRLWVAQVVSSMGDWIGFVAVAAIAARIGGSSPEAAVGLVLSARLIPGFFLAPAAGVLVDRWDRKRVMVMCDIGRGLVLATLPFVDTIPGLFFVSLLLEVLTLLWSPAKEASVPNLVHADALATANSLSLIAAYGTFPIASALFAGMAKVAEWLSRYDSLDALRLSQETVAIWFDVLTFFVSALLIATVALPRTPKVDRPRGIDFRQTFRELAEGWRFIGQNAVVRSVIVGLATGLIGGGMVVPLGPVMSSEVFGAGTAGFGLLLTALGTGVALGIIGLSVIQKRVPHARLFVWALVGAGACIVAGASMSSLTPALAFVSVLGLCAGAVYILGFTLLQTNVENELRGRIFATLYTLIRFCLLLSFVVAPALSSLLDDLFEGIEGARLTLWFGGSIILMAALLAQRSLRTSR, encoded by the coding sequence GTGGCGGAGCCCACCCTCGACCCCGTCGACCCGTTGCCCGACCGCGCCTCGACCATCCGCCTGTTCGGCACCCCCTCCTTCTTCCGGTTGTGGGTGGCCCAAGTGGTGTCGTCGATGGGCGACTGGATCGGGTTCGTCGCCGTGGCTGCCATCGCCGCCCGCATCGGCGGGTCGTCGCCGGAGGCCGCTGTCGGCCTCGTCCTGTCGGCCCGGCTGATCCCGGGGTTCTTCCTCGCCCCGGCCGCGGGCGTGCTGGTCGACCGGTGGGACCGCAAGCGGGTCATGGTCATGTGCGACATCGGCCGCGGCCTGGTGCTCGCCACCCTGCCGTTCGTCGACACCATCCCGGGCCTGTTCTTCGTCTCCCTGCTGCTCGAAGTGCTGACGCTGCTGTGGTCGCCGGCCAAGGAGGCGTCGGTCCCCAACCTGGTGCACGCCGACGCCCTGGCCACGGCCAACTCCCTTTCGTTGATCGCCGCCTACGGCACCTTCCCCATCGCCTCGGCCCTCTTCGCGGGCATGGCCAAGGTGGCCGAGTGGCTGTCGCGCTACGACAGCCTCGATGCCCTGCGACTGAGCCAGGAGACGGTGGCCATCTGGTTCGACGTGCTGACGTTCTTCGTCTCCGCCCTGCTCATCGCCACCGTCGCCCTGCCACGCACGCCCAAGGTCGACCGCCCCCGCGGCATCGACTTCCGCCAGACCTTCCGAGAACTGGCCGAAGGCTGGCGCTTCATCGGCCAGAACGCCGTGGTGCGCTCGGTCATCGTCGGCCTGGCCACCGGCCTCATCGGCGGCGGCATGGTGGTGCCGCTCGGCCCCGTCATGTCGAGCGAGGTCTTCGGCGCGGGCACGGCGGGCTTCGGCCTCCTGCTCACCGCCCTGGGCACCGGCGTGGCGCTCGGCATCATCGGCCTCTCCGTGATCCAGAAGCGAGTGCCGCATGCCCGCCTGTTCGTGTGGGCGCTGGTCGGCGCGGGCGCCTGCATCGTGGCCGGCGCCTCGATGTCGTCGCTCACCCCGGCCCTTGCTTTCGTGTCGGTGCTCGGGCTCTGCGCGGGCGCCGTCTACATCCTCGGCTTCACCCTGCTGCAGACGAACGTGGAGAACGAACTGCGGGGCCGCATCTTCGCCACCCTCTACACGCTCATCCGCTTCTGTCTGCTGCTGTCGTTCGTGGTGGCGCCCGCCCTCTCGTCGTTGCTCGACGACCTCTTCGAGGGGATCGAAGGGGCCCGCCTCACCCTCTGGTTCGGCGGGTCGATCATCCTCATGGCCGCCCTGCTGGCCCAGCGGTCGTTGCGCACCAGTCGATGA
- the tmk gene encoding dTMP kinase, whose product MSRFIAFEGGDASGKSTQAALLASRLGAVLTREPGGTAVGERVRDLLLDPALVDLDPRAEALFMAAARAQHVAEVIRPALDAGRDVVTDRYAGSSLAYQGFGRGLDIDAVRALSEFATGGLWPDVVVLLDVPDDVARQRLGVLDRFEAAGADFHHRVVEGFRALAAAEPERWVVVSGVGSVDEVTERVWQAVGASG is encoded by the coding sequence ATGAGCAGGTTCATCGCCTTCGAGGGCGGCGACGCCTCGGGCAAGTCGACGCAGGCGGCGCTGCTGGCCAGCCGCCTCGGGGCCGTCCTCACCCGCGAGCCGGGCGGCACCGCCGTGGGCGAACGGGTGCGTGACCTCTTGCTCGACCCCGCCCTGGTCGACCTCGACCCCCGGGCCGAGGCGTTGTTCATGGCGGCGGCCCGGGCTCAGCACGTGGCCGAGGTCATCCGTCCCGCCCTCGACGCCGGACGCGACGTGGTGACCGACCGCTACGCGGGCTCGTCACTGGCGTACCAGGGCTTCGGCCGCGGCCTCGACATCGACGCCGTGCGGGCCTTGTCGGAGTTCGCCACCGGCGGGCTGTGGCCCGACGTCGTGGTGCTGCTCGACGTGCCCGACGACGTGGCCCGCCAACGCCTCGGCGTGCTCGACCGCTTCGAAGCGGCAGGCGCCGACTTCCACCACCGGGTCGTCGAAGGCTTCCGCGCCCTGGCCGCCGCCGAGCCCGAGCGGTGGGTCGTCGTCTCGGGAGTCGGTAGCGTCGACGAGGTGACGGAACGGGTCTGGCAGGCGGTGGGCGCGAGTGGCTGA